In Methanothermus fervidus DSM 2088, a single genomic region encodes these proteins:
- a CDS encoding coenzyme F420-reducing hydrogenase, gamma subunit (COGs: COG1941 Coenzyme F420-reducing hydrogenase gamma subunit~InterPro IPR017896: IPR006137: IPR001450: IPR017900: IPR 017681~KEGG: mth:MTH1298 coenzyme F420-reducing hydrogenase, gamma subunit~PFAM: NADH ubiquinone oxidoreductase 20 kDa subunit; 4Fe-4S ferredoxin iron-sulfur binding domain protein~PRIAM: Coenzyme F420 hydrogenase~SPTR: P19498 Coenzyme F420 hydrogenase subunit gamma~TIGRFAM: coenzyme F420 hydrogenase, subunit gamma~PFAM: NADH ubiquinone oxidoreductase, 20 Kd subunit~TIGRFAM: coenzyme F420 hydrogenase, subunit gamma): MSISNKIKKMLGLKSESAEEVKEMKKPKIGYIHLSGCTGCLMSLTENYDLLADLLDMVEIVYGHTLVDVWEMPEMDLALVEGSVCIQDEHSVEELMEAREKADLLCALGSCAMTGGFTRYARGGQQAQPSHESFLPISELVKVDLAIPGCPPSPEIIAKTLTAYIKEDMDYLKPLMDLPKHNELCGCDLQNEVVNKALCCGCGSCAMACQTRAIEMVNGRPEINTNRCIKCGVCYVHCPRTWWPEEQIKSELEL; encoded by the coding sequence ATGAGTATAAGTAATAAAATTAAAAAAATGTTGGGACTTAAGTCTGAAAGTGCTGAGGAGGTTAAAGAGATGAAAAAACCAAAAATAGGGTATATACATTTAAGTGGTTGTACTGGCTGCCTTATGTCTCTAACAGAGAATTATGATCTTTTGGCGGATCTATTAGACATGGTAGAGATTGTGTATGGTCACACACTAGTTGATGTTTGGGAAATGCCTGAAATGGATCTAGCATTAGTTGAGGGTAGTGTCTGTATACAAGATGAGCATAGTGTAGAAGAACTTATGGAAGCCAGAGAAAAAGCTGACCTTTTATGTGCATTAGGATCTTGTGCAATGACTGGAGGATTCACAAGATATGCACGTGGTGGACAACAGGCACAACCTTCACATGAATCATTTTTACCTATCAGTGAATTAGTTAAAGTAGATTTAGCAATTCCTGGTTGCCCTCCATCACCAGAGATCATTGCAAAAACACTTACTGCATATATAAAAGAAGATATGGATTATCTCAAACCTCTCATGGATTTACCAAAACATAATGAGCTTTGTGGTTGTGACTTACAAAACGAAGTTGTTAATAAGGCATTATGCTGTGGTTGTGGAAGTTGTGCAATGGCATGTCAAACGAGAGCAATAGAGATGGTCAATGGCAGGCCAGAAATCAATACCAACCGATGTATAAAATGTGGTGTATGTTACGTACATTGTCCAAGGACATGGTGGCCTGAAGAACAGATAAAAAGTGAATTAGAGTTATAA
- a CDS encoding putative signal transduction protein with CBS domains (COGs: COG2524 transcriptional regulator protein~InterPro IPR000644~KEGG: mth:MTH740 hypothetical protein~PFAM: CBS domain containing protein~SMART: CBS domain containing protein~SPTR: O26835 Conserved protein~PFAM: CBS domain), translating into MRVEEVMNKDIITIDASEHPIEAVKKMFKKGVRRLFVTQNKKIIGVISYTDIAGIDISNKKIKIKDIMTKKPIKIPAEKDIKVAANLMLRSDVSGLLVTKNNKEVGVITKTDICRLVASGKLVPKK; encoded by the coding sequence ATGAGAGTAGAGGAAGTAATGAATAAAGATATTATAACAATAGATGCTTCTGAGCACCCAATAGAAGCTGTTAAAAAAATGTTTAAAAAAGGTGTAAGGAGGCTTTTTGTAACACAAAACAAAAAAATAATTGGTGTAATATCATACACAGACATTGCTGGAATTGATATTTCCAATAAAAAAATTAAAATTAAGGACATAATGACTAAAAAACCTATAAAAATACCTGCAGAAAAAGACATTAAAGTTGCAGCAAATTTGATGTTAAGGTCTGATGTCTCTGGATTGTTAGTTACAAAAAACAATAAAGAGGTAGGAGTAATAACAAAAACAGATATATGTAGATTGGTAGCATCTGGGAAACTAGTGCCAAAAAAGTAA
- a CDS encoding Radical SAM domain protein (COGs: COG1032 Fe-S oxidoreductase~InterPro IPR006158: IPR013785: IPR007197: IPR006638~KEGG: mth:MTH1784 Mg-protoporphyrin IX monomethyl ester oxidative cyclase~PFAM: Radical SAM domain protein; cobalamin B12-binding domain protein~SMART: Elongator protein 3/MiaB/NifB~SPTR: O27812 Mg-protoporphyrin IX monomethyl ester oxidative cyclase~PFAM: Radical SAM superfamily; B12 binding domain), producing MYLASSLESASLSVGIIDDNLKEWGIKKVTKIIKKLNPSIVGVTATTPLIKKALEYIKSIKKLLPNILTVIGGPHATFLPIKTLRECPELDVVVIGEGEETFKELALEYESKGKKCLEKIRGIAYRDNDERLHINDPRPLIENLDEIPFPARHLVPFKEYNLSEETGGIISSRGCPYNCEYCSSSKMMGKRFRYRSAENIVDEIEELVNDYNVREITFLDDTFTIHRRRIEEFCNELKNRDLDIDFTISSRVDTINRDTLKNLKTVGLNRIYYGAESGSQRVLNLMKKGITLKQIKDAVKVAKNLNLQTVTSFMFGYPGETLDEMNKTIDFSIKLDPDYCQYSILTPFPGTPIYYKLKRKGLINENWEEYTVLNPVIKYEKLGLSKKLVKKILEKAYVKFYARPSYLIKHPWMFKVFIETTFRTYIEPKYKKFLNKLKNYIFEK from the coding sequence ATGTATTTGGCTTCTTCATTAGAAAGTGCTTCACTATCTGTTGGAATAATTGATGATAACCTTAAGGAATGGGGTATAAAAAAAGTTACAAAGATTATTAAAAAATTAAACCCTTCAATTGTAGGAGTGACTGCAACAACCCCATTAATTAAGAAGGCTCTAGAATATATAAAATCCATTAAAAAATTGCTTCCCAATATATTAACTGTGATTGGAGGCCCCCATGCAACTTTTTTACCTATTAAAACTCTAAGGGAATGTCCAGAGTTAGATGTCGTTGTAATTGGAGAAGGGGAAGAAACTTTTAAGGAATTAGCATTAGAATATGAGAGTAAAGGGAAAAAATGTTTAGAGAAAATAAGAGGGATAGCATATAGAGACAATGATGAAAGATTACATATAAACGATCCAAGACCTCTTATTGAAAACTTAGATGAAATTCCTTTTCCAGCAAGACATCTTGTGCCTTTTAAGGAATATAATTTATCTGAGGAGACAGGAGGTATTATAAGTTCAAGAGGTTGCCCATATAATTGTGAGTATTGTTCCTCATCAAAGATGATGGGCAAGAGATTTAGATATCGTAGTGCTGAAAATATTGTGGATGAAATAGAAGAATTGGTAAATGACTATAATGTAAGGGAAATAACATTTTTAGATGATACATTTACAATTCATCGTCGTCGTATCGAGGAATTTTGCAATGAATTAAAAAATAGAGATTTAGATATAGATTTTACAATTTCTTCACGTGTAGATACAATAAATAGAGATACATTAAAAAATTTGAAAACTGTAGGTCTTAATAGGATATATTATGGAGCAGAATCTGGATCTCAAAGAGTACTTAATTTAATGAAAAAGGGTATAACATTAAAACAAATAAAAGATGCTGTTAAAGTTGCTAAGAATTTAAACTTGCAAACTGTCACATCTTTTATGTTTGGATATCCTGGTGAAACTCTAGATGAAATGAATAAAACCATAGATTTTTCAATAAAATTAGATCCTGATTATTGTCAATATAGCATTTTGACACCATTTCCTGGAACTCCAATCTACTATAAATTAAAAAGAAAAGGATTAATAAATGAAAATTGGGAGGAGTATACAGTCTTAAATCCCGTGATAAAATATGAAAAATTAGGGTTAAGTAAGAAATTAGTTAAAAAAATATTAGAGAAAGCATATGTGAAATTTTATGCACGACCTTCCTATCTTATCAAACATCCATGGATGTTTAAAGTCTTTATTGAGACAACATTTCGAACATATATAGAACCTAAATATAAAAAATTTTTAAATAAATTAAAAAATTATATATTTGAAAAATAA
- a CDS encoding conserved hypothetical protein (KEGG: mtp:Mthe_1427 hypothetical protein~SPTR: A0B928 Putative uncharacterized protein), which yields MEKVKLIFYFILGGIVVALTTYFGSERRGILAAFIAMFPSVTVLTLLTIYLEAGTDSVISYVKGLLLLTPPWMLYLLSLVYILPRYGFLTAILVGVIIYFSLASILMFLI from the coding sequence ATGGAAAAGGTAAAATTAATTTTTTATTTCATCCTGGGTGGGATTGTTGTAGCTTTAACTACCTATTTTGGAAGTGAAAGAAGAGGAATATTAGCGGCTTTTATTGCAATGTTTCCATCTGTAACAGTTCTTACGTTATTAACAATTTATCTGGAAGCTGGAACAGATTCTGTAATTTCATATGTTAAAGGCCTGCTTTTATTGACACCGCCTTGGATGCTTTATCTTTTATCTTTAGTTTACATATTGCCAAGATATGGATTTTTAACTGCTATATTGGTAGGTGTAATAATCTATTTTTCCCTGGCTTCAATTCTTATGTTTTTAATTTAA
- a CDS encoding hypothetical protein (KEGG: hypothetical protein~SPTR: Q4UIC9 Putative uncharacterized protein): MEKIKNIMNVVKNGKPFPKFLKTCREIETPLRTMIIYPAGCGGFVSIEYYENLDILVIDPLRQWGKEKIIIYASNDKKASIYCPEDGNIKNMDSLSKEIVKEFFELLEVDGV, from the coding sequence ATGGAGAAGATAAAAAATATAATGAATGTTGTAAAAAATGGCAAACCATTTCCTAAATTTTTAAAGACCTGTAGAGAGATAGAAACTCCATTAAGAACCATGATAATATATCCTGCTGGCTGTGGTGGTTTTGTAAGTATAGAATATTATGAGAACCTTGATATTTTAGTAATAGATCCTTTACGCCAATGGGGTAAAGAGAAAATAATTATCTATGCTTCAAATGATAAAAAAGCATCTATATATTGCCCAGAAGATGGAAACATTAAAAATATGGATTCATTATCTAAAGAAATAGTAAAAGAATTTTTTGAACTTTTAGAAGTAGATGGTGTATAA
- a CDS encoding Adenylosuccinate synthetase (COGs: COG0104 Adenylosuccinate synthase~InterPro IPR001114~KEGG: mth:MTH615 adenylosuccinate synthetase~PFAM: adenylosuccinate synthetase~PRIAM: Adenylosuccinate synthase~SMART: adenylosuccinate synthetase~SPTR: O26712 Adenylosuccinate synthetase~TIGRFAM: adenylosuccinate synthetase~PFAM: Adenylosuccinate synthetase~TIGRFAM: adenylosuccinate synthase) — MTCSVLVGGEWGDEGKGKCITYLCHVDKPDIVARAGVGPNAGHTVEYKGKKYAVRLTPSGFIHKDAKLLIGAGVLIDPEVFLHEMEYLKEYEVDKRTFIDYRCAVIEKKHKELDRKSSHLSEKIGTTGTGCGPANADRVMRKAKLAKQISELSKYLTNVAEEINEAIDNDKDVIIEGSQGFGLSLYYGTYPYVTSKDTTASSAAADVGVGPTKIDEVIVVFKAYATRVGEGPFPTEISQDEAKKMGIVEYGTVTGRPRRVGLFDMELAKESCMINGATQIALTCVDKLYPDCGRVKKYEDLSVEAKRFIERIEEETGVPVTIISTGPDVEDTIDLRKELI, encoded by the coding sequence ATGACATGCAGCGTATTAGTCGGTGGAGAATGGGGAGATGAAGGAAAAGGTAAATGTATAACCTATTTATGCCATGTTGATAAACCAGATATTGTAGCAAGGGCTGGAGTAGGTCCAAATGCTGGGCATACTGTGGAGTATAAAGGCAAAAAATATGCAGTAAGATTGACACCTTCTGGATTTATACATAAAGATGCAAAATTATTGATAGGTGCTGGTGTACTAATAGATCCAGAAGTTTTCTTACATGAGATGGAATATTTAAAAGAATATGAAGTTGATAAGAGAACATTTATTGATTACAGGTGTGCAGTAATAGAAAAGAAACACAAAGAATTGGATAGGAAGTCTAGTCATTTATCTGAGAAGATAGGAACCACAGGTACTGGTTGTGGCCCAGCAAATGCTGATAGAGTTATGAGAAAAGCCAAATTAGCCAAACAAATTTCAGAGTTAAGTAAATATTTAACCAATGTTGCAGAGGAAATTAATGAAGCAATTGACAATGATAAGGACGTAATTATCGAAGGTTCACAAGGTTTTGGCTTGTCATTATATTATGGCACTTATCCATATGTAACAAGTAAAGATACTACTGCAAGCTCAGCTGCAGCTGACGTTGGTGTAGGTCCTACCAAAATTGACGAAGTTATTGTAGTTTTTAAAGCATATGCTACAAGAGTTGGAGAAGGACCATTTCCAACAGAAATTAGCCAAGATGAAGCAAAAAAAATGGGAATCGTTGAATATGGGACAGTGACGGGTAGACCTCGCAGGGTAGGCTTGTTTGACATGGAATTAGCCAAAGAATCATGCATGATAAACGGCGCAACTCAAATAGCACTTACTTGTGTTGATAAATTGTACCCCGACTGTGGAAGAGTTAAAAAATATGAGGATTTATCTGTAGAAGCAAAGAGATTCATAGAAAGAATTGAGGAAGAAACTGGAGTGCCAGTAACAATAATATCTACAGGTCCAGATGTTGAGGATACTATTGATTTAAGAAAAGAGCTAATATAA
- a CDS encoding coenzyme F420-reducing hydrogenase, delta subunit (COGs: COG0680 Ni Fe-hydrogenase maturation factor~InterPro IPR000671: IPR004411~KEGG: mth:MTH1299 coenzyme F420-reducing hydrogenase, delta subunit~PFAM: peptidase M52 hydrogen uptake protein~SPTR: P19497 Coenzyme F420 hydrogenase subunit delta~TIGRFAM: coenzyme F420-reducing hydrogenase delta subunit; hydrogenase maturation protease~PFAM: Hydrogenase maturation protease~TIGRFAM: coenzyme F420-reducing hydrogenase delta subunit (putative coenzyme F420 hydrogenase processing subunit).; hydrogenase maturation protease) translates to MVLVAMYDAEILVVGCGNILFKDDGFGPIVIKELEKYIEENNIKLPKNVKIIDGGTGATYHIFSLPSESWKKIIVVDVVEFDAKPGTVKKFNIDELPKGKYENPHSWPVTDPLHELSKKIDIVVIGCKPKKISAPYVEEGLTPPVKKSVQKAIKMILEEIGVF, encoded by the coding sequence ATGGTGTTAGTTGCAATGTATGATGCAGAAATACTGGTAGTTGGATGTGGAAACATATTGTTTAAGGATGATGGCTTTGGTCCAATTGTAATTAAAGAATTAGAGAAATATATAGAAGAAAACAATATAAAATTGCCAAAGAATGTAAAAATTATTGATGGAGGAACTGGAGCTACTTATCACATCTTTTCTCTTCCATCTGAGTCTTGGAAAAAAATAATTGTTGTAGATGTTGTAGAGTTTGATGCTAAGCCAGGAACTGTCAAAAAGTTTAACATAGATGAGCTTCCAAAAGGAAAATACGAAAATCCACATTCATGGCCAGTGACAGATCCTTTACATGAATTATCTAAAAAAATAGATATTGTAGTGATTGGTTGTAAACCCAAAAAAATTTCTGCACCATATGTTGAGGAAGGACTTACACCTCCTGTGAAAAAATCTGTTCAAAAGGCAATTAAAATGATATTAGAAGAAATTGGGGTTTTTTAG
- a CDS encoding Radical SAM domain protein (COGs: COG0535 Fe-S oxidoreductase~InterPro IPR007197: IPR006638~KEGG: afu:AF2009 heme biosynthesis protein (NirJ-2)~PFAM: Radical SAM domain protein~SMART: Elongator protein 3/MiaB/NifB~SPTR: O28270 Heme biosynthesis protein (NirJ-2)~PFAM: Radical SAM superfamily) translates to MDKMIHTFKKIVDNPISKFLIRHMLSKCKKDNKSKLEAALEHYITGDNKCLLCKLDSYILGYIIKKGSEAFGVDEEEVKERMKDPYWTMGLINVLKGIATFGVKKPFVPGSPFQVVWNITQRCNMNCKHCYESKGNSEELGKEDVMNIIDIISSEKIPILAFSGGEPSIHPNILDYIEYASEKGLYVAMATNGFIFSNKERCKEFEEAGLKFVQISLDGLNPKTHDEFRGVNGAWKRACEAIKNFSKTEVFVEVATTVTKNNYKEILGMVDLVEKLGADWLMLYNFVPVGRGSKNVDMDISPKDRYRLLEKIYALNYEREIEILSTAPQFASVATKKSGEIIPTHFYNPKYESNEIRQLADFIGGCGAGRFYLSLEPNGDIYPCVFFPHDEHVKLGNILEDDFREIWEKNEVLWKLRNRNLLKGHCKTCVNRDICGGCRARAYAYFSDVCAPDPGCIHNEKWMEIKNERRYINKSSRHHRHKRKIKI, encoded by the coding sequence ATGGATAAAATGATACATACATTCAAAAAAATTGTTGATAATCCTATTTCTAAATTTTTAATAAGACATATGTTATCTAAATGTAAAAAAGATAATAAAAGTAAATTAGAGGCTGCATTGGAGCATTATATAACTGGAGATAATAAATGTCTCCTTTGTAAATTAGACTCGTACATTTTGGGATATATAATTAAAAAAGGATCAGAAGCCTTTGGAGTTGACGAAGAAGAAGTAAAAGAAAGGATGAAAGATCCATATTGGACGATGGGATTAATAAACGTGCTTAAAGGTATAGCAACATTTGGTGTTAAAAAGCCTTTTGTCCCTGGTTCTCCATTCCAGGTAGTTTGGAATATTACACAAAGATGTAATATGAATTGTAAACATTGTTATGAGTCTAAAGGAAATTCTGAAGAATTAGGGAAAGAAGATGTAATGAATATTATTGACATCATTTCAAGTGAAAAAATTCCGATATTGGCATTTTCTGGTGGAGAACCAAGTATACATCCAAATATTCTTGATTATATTGAATATGCAAGTGAAAAAGGATTATATGTAGCCATGGCAACAAATGGTTTTATATTTTCCAATAAAGAACGATGTAAAGAATTTGAAGAAGCTGGACTTAAGTTTGTGCAAATATCTTTAGATGGTCTTAATCCTAAAACACATGATGAATTTAGAGGTGTTAATGGGGCATGGAAAAGAGCTTGTGAGGCTATAAAGAATTTTTCTAAAACTGAGGTGTTTGTAGAGGTAGCAACGACAGTCACAAAAAATAATTATAAAGAAATATTGGGAATGGTAGATCTTGTCGAGAAATTAGGAGCAGATTGGTTAATGCTTTATAATTTTGTCCCTGTAGGTAGAGGTTCAAAAAATGTAGATATGGATATCAGTCCTAAAGATAGATACAGATTATTAGAGAAAATTTATGCTTTAAATTATGAAAGAGAAATTGAAATATTATCTACTGCACCACAATTTGCATCTGTTGCAACTAAAAAATCTGGGGAAATCATACCTACACACTTTTACAACCCTAAATATGAAAGCAATGAAATTAGACAACTGGCAGACTTCATTGGAGGATGTGGTGCTGGCAGATTTTATTTAAGTCTTGAACCTAATGGAGATATTTATCCTTGTGTCTTTTTCCCACATGATGAACATGTAAAATTAGGTAATATACTAGAGGATGATTTTAGAGAAATATGGGAAAAAAATGAAGTGTTATGGAAATTAAGAAATAGAAACCTGTTAAAGGGGCATTGTAAAACTTGTGTAAATCGTGATATTTGTGGAGGTTGCCGTGCTAGAGCTTATGCTTATTTCTCAGATGTTTGTGCACCTGATCCTGGTTGTATCCATAATGAAAAATGGATGGAGATAAAGAATGAAAGACGTTATATTAATAAATCCTCTAGACACCACAGACATAAAAGAAAAATTAAGATATAA
- a CDS encoding coenzyme F420-reducing hydrogenase, alpha subunit (COGs: COG3259 Coenzyme F420-reducing hydrogenase alpha subunit~InterPro IPR001501: IPR018194: IPR017682~KEGG: mth:MTH1300 coenzyme F420-reducing hydrogenase, alpha subunit~PFAM: nickel-dependent hydrogenase large subunit~SPTR: P19496 Coenzyme F420 hydrogenase subunit alpha~TIGRFAM: coenzyme F420 hydrogenase, subunit alpha~PFAM: Nickel-dependent hydrogenase~TIGRFAM: coenzyme F420 hydrogenase, subunit alpha) — MAERVVISPTSRQEGHAELVMEVDDEGIVTKGYYFSITPVRGLEKMVLGKDPETAPVLTQRICGVCPIPHTLASTEAIEDSLGIEIPETARLLRELLCAAHHINSHAIHQFLIAKDFVPEEKMKDVINSISEIRKNAQYVVEKVGGEGIHPPDVRIGGMAKNITELTRKRAYAKLKQLAPKLNEHVEQMIEFIEEKGLPKGLGAHDQPTFATHPIYGDREKFDLERFTEVMPESWYDDPEIGKRACSTIPLYDGRNVEVGPRARLVEFQGFKDKGVVAQHIARALEMKTALARALNILDKLNTSARVRVDYDDRGSGKLGLGVIEAPRGTDIHMAKVENGKIQYYNALVPTTWNIPTIGQATEGYHHKYGPHVVRAYDPCLSCATHVIVKDKEGIVKQGIFDGVSCNV, encoded by the coding sequence TTGGCAGAAAGAGTTGTTATTTCACCTACTTCTAGACAGGAAGGTCATGCAGAATTAGTAATGGAAGTGGATGATGAAGGAATAGTAACCAAAGGATATTATTTTTCAATAACTCCTGTAAGAGGACTTGAAAAAATGGTATTAGGTAAAGATCCAGAAACAGCGCCAGTTCTTACACAAAGGATTTGTGGAGTATGTCCTATTCCTCATACTTTAGCTTCAACAGAGGCTATAGAAGACTCCTTAGGAATTGAAATTCCAGAAACAGCTCGTCTATTAAGAGAATTGCTTTGCGCTGCTCACCATATAAACAGTCATGCCATCCATCAGTTCTTGATAGCAAAAGATTTTGTACCAGAAGAAAAAATGAAAGATGTAATAAATTCAATTTCAGAGATTAGGAAAAATGCACAATACGTTGTTGAAAAAGTAGGTGGTGAGGGAATACATCCTCCAGATGTACGTATAGGTGGAATGGCAAAAAATATAACAGAACTAACACGAAAGAGAGCATATGCTAAATTAAAACAATTAGCTCCTAAATTAAATGAACATGTAGAGCAGATGATAGAATTTATTGAGGAAAAAGGATTACCTAAAGGTTTAGGTGCACATGACCAACCAACATTTGCTACTCATCCAATATATGGGGATAGAGAAAAATTCGATTTAGAAAGATTTACAGAAGTCATGCCTGAAAGTTGGTATGATGATCCAGAAATAGGAAAACGTGCATGTTCAACTATACCTCTTTACGATGGTAGAAATGTAGAGGTAGGTCCCAGAGCAAGACTTGTTGAATTTCAAGGATTTAAAGATAAAGGAGTGGTAGCACAACACATTGCTCGTGCTTTAGAAATGAAAACAGCGCTTGCAAGGGCTCTTAATATTCTCGACAAATTAAACACAAGTGCAAGAGTTAGAGTTGATTATGATGACAGAGGATCTGGAAAGTTAGGATTAGGAGTTATTGAAGCTCCAAGAGGCACTGATATCCATATGGCCAAAGTTGAAAATGGTAAAATACAATACTACAATGCATTAGTTCCAACAACATGGAATATTCCAACGATTGGTCAAGCAACTGAAGGTTATCATCATAAGTATGGCCCACATGTTGTTAGAGCATATGATCCTTGCTTATCATGTGCAACTCATGTCATTGTTAAGGACAAAGAAGGCATTGTAAAGCAAGGAATATTTGATGGTGTTAGTTGCAATGTATGA
- a CDS encoding coenzyme F420-reducing hydrogenase, beta subunit (COGs: COG1035 Coenzyme F420-reducing hydrogenase beta subunit~InterPro IPR007516: IPR007525: IPR017679~KEGG: mth:MTH1297 coenzyme F420-reducing hydrogenase subunit beta~PFAM: coenzyme F420 hydrogenase/dehydrogenase beta subunit domain protein~SPTR: P19499 Coenzyme F420 hydrogenase subunit beta~TIGRFAM: coenzyme F420 hydrogenase, subunit beta~PFAM: Coenzyme F420 hydrogenase/dehydrogenase, beta subunit N-term; Coenzyme F420 hydrogenase/dehydrogenase, beta subunit C terminus~TIGRFAM: coenzyme F420 hydrogenase, subunit beta), whose translation MVLGKYVEAVAAKCKDKEIQKVSQDGGVVSGLLIYALEEGIIEGAVVSKVTDEPWKPQPHIATTRDEILAAAGTKYTMCPNVWMIKEATRQYGIEKLGIVGVPCQIGAVRKMQTYPFGARFVPDKIKLIVGIYCMENFPYSSLETFVSEKMNLSLDIVDKMDIGKGKFWAYTVDETATIPLKETHGYEQSSCKVCNDYTAELADISTGSVGTPDGWSTVLTRTKFGDKLFKEAVEVGMFETKPIEEVKPGLGLLKKLAKQKKERAEKTIEERKKLGLPVP comes from the coding sequence ATGGTTTTAGGAAAATATGTTGAGGCTGTAGCAGCAAAATGTAAAGATAAAGAAATACAAAAAGTATCACAAGATGGTGGTGTAGTAAGCGGACTTCTAATTTATGCATTAGAGGAAGGAATAATAGAAGGTGCGGTAGTTTCAAAAGTAACTGATGAACCTTGGAAACCACAGCCACATATTGCTACCACTAGAGATGAAATTTTAGCTGCAGCAGGTACAAAGTATACAATGTGTCCAAATGTATGGATGATAAAGGAAGCCACAAGACAATATGGAATTGAAAAATTGGGAATTGTTGGTGTGCCCTGCCAAATAGGAGCAGTCAGAAAAATGCAGACATACCCATTTGGAGCAAGATTTGTTCCAGATAAAATTAAGTTAATCGTTGGAATCTACTGTATGGAAAACTTTCCATATTCATCATTAGAAACTTTTGTTTCAGAGAAAATGAACCTTAGTCTTGATATTGTGGACAAAATGGATATAGGTAAAGGGAAATTCTGGGCATACACAGTTGATGAAACAGCAACAATTCCATTGAAAGAAACACATGGTTATGAACAAAGCAGTTGTAAAGTTTGTAATGATTATACAGCTGAACTCGCTGATATTTCCACAGGGTCTGTTGGTACACCAGATGGATGGTCAACAGTTTTAACACGGACAAAATTTGGTGACAAATTATTTAAGGAAGCTGTGGAGGTAGGAATGTTTGAAACAAAACCAATAGAGGAAGTTAAACCAGGATTAGGATTGCTAAAAAAACTAGCTAAACAGAAAAAGGAAAGAGCAGAAAAAACAATTGAAGAAAGAAAGAAATTAGGGCTTCCTGTGCCCTAA